A section of the Thermotoga caldifontis AZM44c09 genome encodes:
- a CDS encoding ABC transporter substrate-binding protein produces the protein MRRWLLVALFCVTVLLFAGIEDSIVQVGRALEKNGINEVRYAVWGSGDPNSVLRVLGIVEAARRINEIWAKNGINVKVMIRETRYELDFTQMYQEFLSKQPLGTAGDFLVNSYVYIAPLAEEGYLLDLTPYLEKHTEILNNFFASHIEVAKYKGKIYGLPQDTEARPFYIRKDIAAKVGLDLQGLDEKVLKGEFTWFDVYEWAKKAVQTGASEWGLIHRRGTAHPDLMQFILAFGSKLYDPVDGKLVFDKEAIYKWLTIEWTFAREKLLPSDMMAWDWAKQVHPAIVDGKTLFDIGGTWYWTEWQTKDYYTDPKTGQMRGLKPEEVEQWFYYTLFPAGEPGKKPVTLSQPFMWMVSSKAGAQNPKYSALKSVYDELAFLIVAKASDPDINAIHSIISAHLPVGKPSAELLASKEWLDKLYNLEVDLDPGVKEKIAGIVKATVNPINAAFLSKVSYMLEHTNFPPVHPMYAKLAAIFAEVVDYVLRGQMDPAKAIDYAIGKINADLDLKAGVKIINDIPKDWRFGGK, from the coding sequence GTGAGAAGGTGGCTTCTGGTCGCACTGTTCTGCGTGACGGTTTTACTCTTCGCAGGCATCGAGGACAGCATCGTTCAGGTGGGTCGTGCGCTCGAGAAGAACGGCATCAACGAGGTACGTTACGCGGTCTGGGGTTCTGGAGATCCGAACAGCGTGCTGAGGGTTCTGGGTATCGTCGAGGCTGCGAGGCGCATCAACGAAATCTGGGCCAAAAACGGTATCAACGTGAAGGTCATGATCAGAGAGACCCGCTACGAGTTGGACTTCACACAGATGTATCAGGAATTCCTGAGCAAGCAGCCGCTCGGAACCGCGGGAGACTTCCTGGTGAACTCGTACGTCTACATAGCTCCGCTCGCCGAGGAAGGGTACCTGCTCGATTTGACACCTTATCTTGAAAAACACACAGAAATTCTGAACAATTTCTTCGCATCGCACATCGAGGTGGCCAAGTACAAGGGAAAAATCTATGGTTTGCCGCAGGACACAGAAGCCAGGCCGTTCTACATCAGAAAGGACATCGCGGCGAAGGTTGGACTCGATCTGCAGGGTCTCGACGAGAAGGTCTTGAAAGGTGAGTTCACCTGGTTCGATGTCTACGAATGGGCGAAGAAAGCTGTTCAAACTGGAGCTTCCGAATGGGGTTTGATACACAGAAGGGGTACTGCGCATCCTGATCTGATGCAGTTCATCCTCGCCTTCGGTAGCAAACTCTACGATCCGGTCGACGGAAAACTCGTGTTCGACAAAGAAGCCATATACAAGTGGTTGACGATCGAATGGACCTTCGCACGCGAAAAATTGTTGCCTTCCGACATGATGGCCTGGGACTGGGCCAAACAGGTGCATCCCGCGATCGTCGATGGAAAGACGCTCTTCGACATCGGCGGCACCTGGTACTGGACCGAGTGGCAAACCAAGGACTATTACACCGATCCAAAGACTGGGCAGATGAGGGGCCTGAAACCTGAAGAAGTCGAACAGTGGTTCTACTACACGTTGTTCCCGGCTGGAGAACCTGGAAAGAAACCTGTGACGTTGAGCCAGCCCTTCATGTGGATGGTCAGTTCGAAGGCTGGAGCACAGAACCCGAAGTACAGCGCCCTGAAATCCGTCTACGATGAGCTCGCGTTCCTGATCGTTGCGAAGGCTTCGGATCCAGATATAAACGCCATACACAGTATCATAAGTGCACATCTGCCGGTTGGAAAGCCTTCGGCCGAGCTTCTCGCCAGCAAAGAATGGCTCGATAAACTCTACAACCTCGAGGTCGATCTGGATCCGGGCGTGAAGGAAAAAATCGCAGGCATCGTCAAGGCGACAGTCAATCCGATCAACGCCGCGTTCCTCTCGAAGGTTTCGTACATGCTCGAGCACACCAACTTCCCGCCCGTACACCCGATGTACGCGAAGCTCGCCGCGATCTTCGCCGAAGTGGTTGACTACGTGCTCAGAGGTCAGATGGATCCTGCTAAAGCGATCGATTACGCGATCGGAAAAATCAACGCCGATCTCGATCTCAAAGCCGGTGTGAAGATCATCAACGATATTCCAAAGGATTGGAGATTCGGCGGAAAATGA
- a CDS encoding M55 family metallopeptidase, translating into MKIYISADMEGISGVVGLGHVSPENREYERFRKLMTREINAVVEAAIQCGAKEVVVNDSHNTMDNILIEELHPKAVLISGSPKPMSMMEGIDASFDAVFFIGYHARAGSAPAIMDHTYTGRVFSVEVNGKKMSEAGLNARIAGCFNVPVVLVSGDQLTVECAKQELNDFVGVVVKEAVGRYAAKIYPFEVVKEKLRAGVEEALSKLDRFKPTVEKEPVEIKLTFYNSAFAEAASLLPNVERLDARTVRFTAQSYLEAYRLLRVCLSLSSLVK; encoded by the coding sequence ATGAAGATTTACATCTCTGCCGATATGGAAGGCATCTCAGGGGTCGTGGGGTTGGGACACGTGTCGCCTGAAAACAGAGAGTACGAGAGGTTCAGAAAGCTCATGACGCGCGAGATCAACGCGGTCGTGGAAGCCGCCATCCAGTGTGGTGCGAAAGAAGTGGTTGTGAACGATTCACACAACACGATGGACAACATCCTGATCGAGGAACTTCACCCGAAAGCGGTCCTGATCAGCGGTAGTCCGAAACCCATGAGCATGATGGAGGGCATAGACGCAAGTTTCGATGCCGTGTTTTTCATCGGTTACCATGCGAGGGCGGGTAGTGCGCCAGCGATCATGGATCACACGTACACCGGAAGGGTATTCTCGGTGGAGGTCAACGGAAAGAAGATGAGCGAAGCCGGTTTGAACGCCAGGATCGCGGGTTGCTTCAACGTTCCTGTGGTTCTGGTGAGTGGGGACCAGCTCACCGTAGAGTGCGCGAAGCAAGAGCTGAACGATTTCGTTGGTGTAGTTGTCAAAGAAGCTGTGGGAAGGTATGCAGCGAAGATCTATCCGTTCGAAGTTGTGAAAGAAAAGCTCAGAGCAGGTGTCGAAGAGGCACTGAGCAAACTGGACAGGTTCAAACCTACGGTTGAAAAGGAACCCGTTGAGATCAAGCTCACCTTCTACAATTCGGCCTTCGCAGAGGCCGCGTCTCTGCTTCCAAACGTGGAACGGCTCGACGCCAGGACGGTGCGTTTCACAGCGCAGAGCTACCTCGAAGCGTACAGATTGCTCAGGGTTTGTCTTTCACTGTCTTCGCTGGTCAAATAG
- a CDS encoding gamma-glutamyl-gamma-aminobutyrate hydrolase family protein: MRPIVGITCSMDEESIRLNTSYFRAIEEAGGLPILVPTLQTPESLSQLSELLDGILFSGGVDIDPKHYNEEPLPSLGQITPDRDELEISLCRIFYEKNKPIFGICRGVQLINVALGGTLYQDIKTQLGNVLKHQQDAPAHAPTHRVFIEKDSILFSIVRTEILPVNSFHHQAVKDVAPVLRITARASDGVIEAVESNDDRFVLGVQWHPERMFNRYREHFELFRRFVEECAKRGKRG; encoded by the coding sequence GTGCGGCCGATCGTAGGTATCACCTGCTCTATGGATGAGGAATCGATCAGGTTGAATACGAGCTATTTTCGGGCGATCGAGGAAGCCGGTGGTTTGCCCATCCTCGTACCAACTCTGCAAACGCCCGAAAGCCTTTCTCAGCTGAGCGAACTGCTGGACGGCATTCTTTTCTCCGGTGGTGTCGATATCGATCCGAAACACTACAACGAGGAGCCTCTGCCGAGCCTCGGACAGATAACGCCAGACAGGGACGAGCTGGAGATATCTCTCTGCAGGATCTTCTACGAGAAGAACAAACCGATCTTCGGTATCTGCAGGGGCGTTCAGCTGATCAACGTCGCGCTCGGCGGCACGCTCTATCAGGACATAAAGACGCAGCTGGGCAACGTGCTGAAACACCAGCAGGATGCCCCAGCTCACGCCCCAACACACAGAGTCTTCATCGAGAAAGACAGCATTCTGTTCTCCATCGTGAGAACGGAAATTCTGCCGGTGAACAGCTTCCACCACCAGGCCGTGAAGGATGTCGCACCGGTGCTGAGGATCACCGCACGCGCCAGCGATGGCGTCATCGAGGCGGTGGAGTCGAACGACGACAGGTTCGTCCTCGGGGTTCAGTGGCACCCTGAAAGGATGTTCAACCGTTACAGGGAACATTTCGAACTGTTCAGGCGCTTCGTGGAAGAGTGCGCGAAAAGGGGGAAAAGAGGATGA
- a CDS encoding PadR family transcriptional regulator: protein MRRGCGRGHGGHLLEALVLLFIADQPSHGYEIAKKLSELGIEFDGVGPMGNLYRLLMRLEAEGLVQSEWDFSEAGPARRRYTITEAGKRWLSLLAERLEFQKKFLEEFFKRYTELFDQRRQ, encoded by the coding sequence ATGAGACGCGGTTGTGGGAGAGGTCACGGGGGCCATCTTCTGGAGGCCCTCGTGCTGTTGTTCATCGCGGATCAACCATCCCATGGTTACGAGATCGCCAAGAAATTGAGCGAGCTCGGTATCGAGTTCGATGGTGTTGGCCCCATGGGAAACCTCTACAGATTGCTGATGCGGCTCGAGGCCGAGGGGCTGGTTCAATCCGAGTGGGACTTCTCCGAAGCGGGTCCCGCCAGGAGAAGATACACGATCACGGAAGCTGGAAAACGATGGCTTTCGCTTCTGGCCGAAAGGTTGGAGTTTCAAAAAAAGTTTCTGGAAGAGTTTTTCAAAAGGTATACGGAACTATTTGACCAGCGAAGACAGTGA
- a CDS encoding transglutaminase-like domain-containing protein: MLEFLMCGLPENVRRAEQMGDWENAISLIDRWLRDTRISEVQRQRLEYERFRIRRLLAAHPYDEAEALEKAREMIRDFDYDEFYRLIDEGCVDFILVNKKRRFFERFVQNIAFARPEYKSRMLTDPEEEKNRQLIEERIKALAHGSAPKTYRVRIKLKATLDSPEDYFRVWLPFPKEGFQIEDVKLLYMSEENYFLADNDVPQRTIFFEGTSREYIVEFEYTVREWINRVDPSAVQECDVDDFLGEEPPHIVFTPYIRYLALKIVGGEKNPYLKAKRIYDWITSRVRYCYVKPYATYENISQYVAENLKGDCGFQALLFITMCRIVNVPARWQSGWYVTPYFVSPHDWALFYVKPYGWLPADPSFGGARRYDEKLRSFYFGNLDGFRMVANDDFMKQFTPEPKFYREDPTDNQLGEAETHSKKIGLETHISVVRFEGWEV; encoded by the coding sequence ATGCTTGAGTTCCTCATGTGCGGTTTGCCTGAGAACGTTCGGCGTGCAGAGCAGATGGGTGATTGGGAAAACGCCATAAGTCTGATCGACAGGTGGCTGAGGGACACGCGCATCAGCGAGGTGCAGAGGCAACGTCTCGAATACGAAAGGTTCAGGATCAGGAGGTTGCTCGCGGCGCATCCGTACGATGAAGCGGAGGCACTGGAAAAGGCGCGGGAAATGATTCGGGATTTCGATTACGATGAGTTTTACAGGCTCATAGACGAAGGTTGCGTCGATTTCATCCTCGTCAACAAGAAAAGGAGATTCTTCGAAAGGTTCGTTCAGAACATCGCCTTCGCCCGGCCGGAGTACAAGTCCAGGATGCTGACCGATCCCGAAGAGGAAAAGAACAGACAGTTGATCGAGGAGAGGATAAAGGCGCTCGCCCACGGTTCGGCCCCGAAGACTTACAGGGTACGAATAAAGTTGAAGGCGACGCTGGATTCGCCAGAGGACTATTTCAGAGTCTGGCTGCCCTTTCCAAAGGAAGGCTTTCAGATCGAAGATGTGAAGCTCCTGTACATGAGCGAAGAGAACTACTTTCTGGCCGACAACGATGTTCCTCAAAGGACCATCTTCTTCGAAGGCACGAGCAGAGAGTACATCGTCGAGTTCGAATACACTGTCCGCGAATGGATCAACAGGGTCGATCCTTCAGCGGTTCAGGAGTGCGACGTGGACGATTTTCTTGGGGAAGAACCTCCCCACATAGTCTTCACACCTTACATCAGATACCTGGCTCTCAAGATCGTCGGTGGCGAAAAGAACCCTTATTTGAAGGCCAAGCGCATTTACGACTGGATCACGAGCAGGGTGAGATACTGCTACGTCAAACCCTACGCAACTTACGAGAACATATCACAGTACGTGGCTGAAAACCTCAAGGGTGATTGCGGTTTTCAAGCTCTGCTGTTCATAACGATGTGCAGGATCGTGAATGTTCCTGCGAGGTGGCAATCTGGCTGGTACGTCACGCCGTACTTCGTCTCACCGCACGATTGGGCGCTGTTCTACGTCAAACCTTACGGCTGGCTTCCGGCCGATCCTTCCTTCGGTGGCGCGAGGAGGTACGATGAGAAGCTGCGCAGCTTCTATTTTGGAAATCTGGACGGCTTCAGGATGGTCGCGAACGATGATTTCATGAAACAGTTCACACCGGAACCGAAGTTCTACAGGGAAGACCCCACGGACAACCAGCTCGGCGAAGCCGAAACGCACAGCAAGAAGATCGGTCTGGAAACTCACATCAGCGTGGTGCGGTTCGAAGGCTGGGAGGTCTGA
- a CDS encoding L-Ala-D/L-Glu epimerase, with product MGKIKDVRLTLKKYVYHKPFHITGSVSSEASNVEVELFLDSGAVGKGEASPSFRVNGERVEMLLAMENFLKESLVGLDVRNYAKIFEITDRLLATPSLKAAVQFAALDALCEELNVSVAEFLGGAKEEIETDKTVGIDTLENRVKDAEKIFKEGFRTIKIKVGENLKEDIEAMLEIAKVAKGAKFIVDANMGYTPKQAIEFANVVYRSGVDIAVYEQPVVWYDVEGLRFVRFHSPFPVAADESAKRKYDVLRLMKEEAVDYINIKLMKSGLSDAMAIVELAKASNLKLMIGCMAESSLGINQSVQFALGTGAFDFHDLDSHLLLNEPSFRGKFVQEGPKMKLSRG from the coding sequence ATGGGAAAGATAAAGGATGTTCGGCTGACGTTGAAAAAGTACGTTTATCACAAACCCTTCCACATCACAGGAAGCGTATCTTCTGAGGCGAGCAACGTCGAAGTTGAACTGTTTCTGGACAGCGGTGCTGTGGGAAAGGGTGAGGCGTCCCCATCCTTCAGGGTCAACGGTGAAAGGGTCGAAATGCTTTTGGCGATGGAGAACTTTTTGAAAGAGAGTCTGGTGGGTCTCGATGTGCGCAACTACGCGAAGATCTTCGAAATCACCGACAGACTTCTGGCAACTCCGAGTCTGAAAGCCGCCGTACAGTTCGCCGCGCTCGATGCCCTCTGCGAGGAACTGAACGTATCCGTGGCGGAGTTTCTTGGAGGGGCGAAGGAGGAGATCGAGACCGACAAGACTGTGGGCATAGACACCCTGGAAAACAGGGTGAAAGACGCCGAAAAGATTTTCAAAGAAGGTTTCAGAACGATCAAGATCAAGGTGGGTGAAAACCTCAAAGAAGACATCGAAGCGATGCTCGAGATCGCAAAGGTGGCTAAGGGGGCGAAGTTCATAGTCGATGCGAACATGGGTTACACACCGAAGCAGGCGATCGAGTTCGCGAACGTCGTGTACCGCAGCGGTGTGGACATAGCCGTCTACGAGCAGCCCGTGGTCTGGTACGACGTTGAGGGTCTCAGGTTCGTCAGGTTCCACTCTCCGTTCCCGGTGGCGGCGGACGAATCTGCAAAACGAAAGTACGACGTGCTGAGACTGATGAAGGAAGAGGCGGTGGATTACATCAACATAAAGCTCATGAAGAGTGGACTGAGCGATGCCATGGCTATAGTGGAACTCGCGAAAGCTTCCAATTTGAAGCTGATGATCGGTTGCATGGCTGAATCGAGCCTCGGGATCAACCAGAGCGTCCAGTTCGCGCTCGGTACGGGTGCGTTCGACTTTCACGATCTGGACAGCCACCTGTTGCTCAACGAACCTTCGTTCAGGGGAAAGTTCGTTCAGGAAGGTCCAAAGATGAAGTTGAGTCGGGGGTGA
- a CDS encoding MarR family winged helix-turn-helix transcriptional regulator, with protein sequence MNESILKKFFMIQRLQFKILHKELEKHGIHPGQPPMLMIVAKHEGVTQKRIAEELNVKPATVAIMLRRMERAGLIRREQDENDKRLQRVYLTEKGKLYCDFLKEHLKSVETVIVKGFTDAEKNQLESFLRRIIANLENRLRGEAND encoded by the coding sequence ATGAACGAAAGCATTTTGAAAAAGTTCTTCATGATCCAGAGGCTCCAGTTCAAGATCCTCCACAAAGAATTGGAAAAGCACGGTATCCACCCGGGTCAACCTCCCATGCTCATGATCGTTGCGAAGCATGAAGGCGTAACGCAGAAAAGAATCGCCGAGGAACTGAACGTGAAACCTGCGACGGTCGCGATCATGCTGAGAAGAATGGAAAGGGCAGGTTTGATACGCAGAGAACAGGATGAAAATGACAAAAGGCTCCAGAGGGTTTATTTGACAGAGAAAGGCAAACTGTACTGCGATTTTCTGAAGGAACATCTAAAGAGCGTGGAAACTGTAATCGTGAAGGGGTTCACCGATGCAGAAAAAAACCAGCTGGAAAGTTTCCTCCGCAGGATCATCGCCAACCTTGAGAACCGTTTGAGAGGTGAAGCGAATGATTGA
- a CDS encoding ABC transporter ATP-binding protein, giving the protein MARIVLENITKKFGKVTALDGVNLQIEEGEFVVLLGPSGSGKTTLMYLIAGIYKPTSGRILFNDEDVTNLPPKERNVGLVFQNWALYPHMKVFENIAFPLTLKKLDRKTIQERVLQVASMLRIDSLLDRYPWQLSGGQQQRVAIARALVKQPRILLFDEPLSNLDALLRISVRTELKRLQKDLNITSVYVTHDQAEALAIADRIAVINNGKLVQVGTPDEIYYSPKHTFVASFVGNPPANLLKVGHDGKTFLMEGRPIEAPAILLEKFSGKKLIVGFRPEKALLLERAIPNTLCVEVQIYEVESMGREQIVTVSIGQTMVKVLRPSEEKFHIGQKLHLCVELKDLMLFDFDTHEALNLS; this is encoded by the coding sequence TTGGCACGCATCGTGCTCGAAAACATCACCAAGAAGTTCGGTAAGGTGACCGCGCTCGATGGGGTGAACCTTCAAATAGAGGAAGGAGAGTTCGTCGTGCTGCTCGGTCCTTCGGGCAGCGGTAAAACCACGTTGATGTATCTGATCGCGGGTATCTACAAGCCCACCTCGGGTCGCATTCTGTTCAACGATGAGGACGTCACAAACCTGCCACCGAAGGAAAGAAACGTGGGACTGGTGTTTCAAAACTGGGCGCTCTATCCACACATGAAGGTTTTTGAGAACATAGCCTTTCCTTTGACCCTGAAAAAGCTCGACAGAAAAACGATCCAGGAAAGGGTCCTTCAAGTCGCCAGCATGCTGAGGATCGATTCGCTGCTCGACAGATACCCCTGGCAACTGAGTGGGGGTCAGCAACAGCGTGTGGCGATAGCGAGGGCACTGGTGAAGCAACCTCGAATTTTGCTCTTCGACGAGCCTTTGAGTAACCTCGACGCTCTGTTGAGGATCAGTGTGAGAACGGAATTGAAAAGGCTACAAAAGGATCTGAACATCACGTCTGTTTACGTGACGCACGATCAGGCGGAAGCTCTGGCCATTGCAGACAGGATCGCGGTGATAAACAACGGCAAGCTCGTCCAGGTTGGCACCCCCGACGAGATCTATTACAGTCCGAAGCACACCTTCGTCGCAAGTTTCGTTGGAAATCCACCCGCGAACCTTTTGAAGGTTGGGCACGATGGCAAGACGTTCCTGATGGAAGGCAGACCGATCGAAGCGCCGGCAATTTTGCTGGAGAAATTTTCAGGCAAGAAACTCATCGTCGGTTTCAGACCGGAAAAGGCGCTTCTGCTCGAGCGTGCGATACCGAACACCCTCTGCGTTGAGGTTCAGATTTACGAAGTGGAATCCATGGGTAGGGAACAGATCGTGACGGTCTCGATCGGGCAGACGATGGTGAAGGTTCTCAGACCTTCCGAAGAAAAGTTCCACATCGGTCAAAAACTTCATCTGTGCGTCGAGTTGAAAGATTTGATGCTCTTCGATTTCGATACCCACGAAGCGCTCAATTTGAGTTAA
- a CDS encoding carbohydrate ABC transporter permease, with translation MSLTDVEVRSKGRQILYSTVLIALSVPVLMAFFMLILSSFANQMVTNFDFSKVTFTMRNWKLLFQGRIAITGGLRENVFLYLLNTAIVALGVASVTTTVGTLSGYAISRMKFAGRRFILLTMLMLHALPGSILIVGVYFLYRLWMPTNLNALRYFSFFYVIVARAALEVPLSVWLMKGFFDLLPWEIEWSALVDGASRFKTWAKIMMPLIKPGVVAILIFGFLAGWQDIIYVRTFLIDKTLATFIESNLEAEMAYMPLLAAAATLYLLPTIFFYISSQRLLFKVYAGGIRR, from the coding sequence ATGAGTCTGACCGACGTGGAAGTCAGAAGCAAGGGCAGGCAGATCCTTTACTCGACCGTTCTGATAGCCCTGTCTGTACCCGTTCTGATGGCCTTCTTCATGCTCATCCTTTCGAGCTTTGCGAACCAAATGGTGACGAACTTCGATTTCTCGAAGGTCACTTTCACGATGAGGAACTGGAAATTACTCTTCCAGGGCAGGATCGCTATCACGGGCGGATTGAGGGAAAACGTGTTCCTTTATTTGCTGAACACGGCCATCGTGGCGCTCGGTGTGGCGTCCGTCACAACCACAGTAGGGACACTTTCTGGTTACGCCATCTCCAGAATGAAGTTCGCAGGTAGAAGATTCATTCTGCTGACCATGCTCATGTTGCACGCGCTGCCTGGTTCCATCCTCATCGTGGGTGTTTACTTTCTTTACAGGCTCTGGATGCCGACGAATCTCAACGCGTTGAGATACTTTTCCTTCTTCTACGTGATAGTGGCACGCGCCGCGCTCGAAGTTCCGTTGTCGGTATGGCTCATGAAGGGCTTCTTCGATCTGCTACCCTGGGAGATCGAATGGTCCGCCCTCGTCGATGGAGCATCGAGGTTCAAGACCTGGGCGAAGATCATGATGCCTCTCATAAAACCCGGCGTGGTGGCCATACTGATCTTCGGATTCCTCGCCGGCTGGCAGGACATCATCTACGTGAGAACCTTTCTCATAGACAAGACGCTCGCGACTTTCATCGAATCCAACCTGGAAGCCGAGATGGCGTACATGCCGCTGCTGGCCGCCGCGGCAACGCTCTACCTCTTACCGACGATCTTTTTCTACATAAGTTCTCAACGGCTGCTGTTCAAGGTCTACGCTGGCGGTATCAGGAGGTGA
- a CDS encoding DUF5320 domain-containing protein, with protein sequence MYGPYGLGLRHRHGWRWHGHGFGWMFCPWHRHRKESLREYRKWLEEEIKYVDEALKESETSKEESR encoded by the coding sequence ATGTACGGCCCATACGGGTTGGGATTGAGGCACAGGCATGGCTGGCGTTGGCATGGACATGGCTTTGGCTGGATGTTCTGTCCGTGGCACAGACATCGCAAAGAATCTTTGCGCGAGTACAGAAAGTGGCTCGAGGAAGAGATAAAATATGTAGATGAAGCGCTGAAAGAGAGCGAAACGTCCAAGGAAGAATCGAGATGA
- a CDS encoding carbohydrate ABC transporter permease: MKGKFSRKWELWAFLAPALIVVLLFYVVPLILTVYTSFTPLRNWNIQRYATRLVGLYNYQKLFHAITNDPSVRAVFLTTAVFVLCTLTVNVLGGLILALLTFFVDKKTNFVASTVWLLPRMSPIAVYGLVWYYFFHGSRVGTLNSIFLKLGLIDRPIAWGQEFVPYGPWSVIVFVNGLVGVSFGMIVLSSAIKSIPGEFVIAARVDGATDWQICRKVLIPQIKWHIMYVTTWQLLSLLTSYAHTYLLVSWRLVNKSYGTPWALYVYDLAFTGVFDQGLAAAAGTLLVLVGGLLGLMTLRILGFGKLMVEPRGDI, from the coding sequence ATGAAGGGAAAGTTTTCGAGAAAGTGGGAGCTGTGGGCCTTCCTGGCCCCAGCTCTCATCGTTGTCCTGCTGTTCTACGTTGTCCCGCTGATCCTGACGGTCTACACCAGCTTCACACCGCTGAGAAACTGGAACATACAGCGTTACGCGACGAGATTAGTGGGTCTTTACAATTACCAGAAACTGTTCCACGCGATCACGAACGATCCTTCGGTGAGGGCCGTCTTCCTCACTACGGCGGTTTTCGTTCTCTGCACGCTGACTGTGAACGTGCTTGGAGGTCTGATACTCGCCTTGCTCACCTTCTTCGTGGATAAGAAAACGAATTTTGTAGCGAGTACCGTATGGCTTCTGCCGAGAATGTCACCCATCGCTGTGTACGGACTGGTTTGGTACTACTTCTTCCACGGCAGCCGTGTTGGAACGTTGAATTCGATCTTTCTGAAGCTCGGTCTGATCGATCGGCCCATCGCCTGGGGTCAGGAATTCGTTCCGTACGGTCCCTGGAGCGTGATCGTGTTCGTCAACGGTCTGGTGGGTGTGAGCTTCGGGATGATCGTGCTCTCGTCGGCGATCAAAAGCATCCCAGGTGAGTTCGTCATCGCCGCGAGGGTGGATGGGGCTACAGACTGGCAGATCTGCAGGAAAGTTCTGATACCTCAGATAAAATGGCACATCATGTACGTCACGACCTGGCAACTTTTGAGCCTGCTCACCTCCTACGCACACACCTACCTTCTGGTGAGCTGGAGGCTGGTGAACAAATCTTACGGAACACCCTGGGCACTCTACGTGTACGATCTCGCTTTCACGGGTGTGTTCGACCAGGGACTGGCAGCTGCGGCGGGTACTCTGCTCGTGCTGGTCGGGGGACTGCTCGGTTTGATGACGCTGAGGATCCTTGGGTTTGGAAAACTCATGGTGGAACCGCGTGGTGATATCTGA
- a CDS encoding sugar phosphate isomerase/epimerase family protein, with protein sequence MVKGFGINIDTRRLSGSYEVLRAELEKFQRFGFDYAEIPPAGLDVILDGKIISKRLNPIQQILKSFDLKFTVHGPDPVNLSSGREEDFSILSATIDFASSVGAESVVYHCGWFDEDGERKKREIENLKKLCDKLEKVCVSLVVENTKQTIEQTLEIVQAVNHPNVRLLIDVGHLFLKLRGNEKEFLRQISLGLPHAFELHVHDNFGRPEEDYEPSVASSPFAYLYGVGDLHLPIGCGRIPFEELFELVREKFDGIVVLEINDLNRFEKDIPESLEKLRNLSAAGGVRHA encoded by the coding sequence TTGGTCAAAGGTTTTGGCATAAACATCGACACAAGACGTTTATCCGGTTCTTACGAGGTTCTCAGAGCGGAACTTGAGAAATTTCAGCGTTTTGGGTTCGATTACGCAGAGATACCCCCTGCGGGTCTCGATGTGATCCTCGATGGCAAGATAATTTCAAAGCGACTAAACCCCATCCAGCAGATCCTCAAAAGCTTCGATCTGAAGTTCACAGTCCACGGTCCCGATCCGGTGAATCTCTCGTCGGGCAGAGAAGAAGATTTTTCGATCCTGTCGGCCACAATAGATTTTGCTTCCTCCGTCGGTGCAGAAAGCGTGGTTTACCACTGTGGCTGGTTCGATGAAGATGGCGAGAGAAAGAAGAGAGAGATAGAAAATCTCAAAAAACTCTGTGACAAGCTCGAGAAAGTGTGTGTGTCTCTCGTTGTGGAGAACACGAAGCAAACGATCGAGCAGACACTCGAGATCGTTCAGGCCGTGAACCATCCGAACGTGAGACTCTTGATCGACGTGGGACATCTGTTCTTGAAGCTGAGAGGGAACGAGAAGGAATTTCTGAGACAGATCTCCCTTGGACTTCCTCACGCCTTCGAGCTCCACGTGCACGACAACTTCGGCAGACCTGAGGAAGACTACGAACCCTCGGTCGCTTCATCACCGTTCGCTTACCTCTACGGAGTGGGGGACCTGCATCTGCCCATAGGTTGTGGAAGAATACCTTTCGAAGAACTCTTCGAGCTGGTCCGCGAGAAATTCGATGGCATCGTCGTGCTCGAAATAAACGACCTGAACCGGTTCGAAAAGGATATTCCTGAGAGCCTGGAAAAGCTGAGAAACCTGTCGGCCGCTGGGGGTGTTCGACATGCTTGA